Proteins found in one Zea mays cultivar B73 chromosome 1, Zm-B73-REFERENCE-NAM-5.0, whole genome shotgun sequence genomic segment:
- the LOC100275769 gene encoding uncharacterized protein LOC100275769 precursor — protein MSLSAASILHALLLTLLLGATASVTAGNGHVNPSMFTNGTETCSSADDTTERYICYLCTGRNPFLIRYCPIYWDECHLVLVCYDDQASDSIPAVPVPTSLGPAASANPSELHEDECYVMKLYWNGSYAIVTRLGCARIARCLLSPAAGATWLAATADRDALGTTTAAPATTAALQGRLTSRLADLQRCSTQVTTPSLHGAVVRTRG, from the coding sequence ATGTCTCTCTCAGCAGCTTCCATCCTCCATGCCCTTCTCCTCACCCTTCTCCTCGGCGCCACGGCCTCCGTCACGGCTGGCAACGGCCACGTGAACCCGTCGATGTTTACCAACGGCACCGAGACGTGCTCCAGCGCCGACGACACGACGGAGAGATACATCTGCTACCTCTGCACGGGCCGCAACCCGTTCCTGATCAGGTACTGCCCCATCTACTGGGACGAGTGCCACCTCGTCCTCGTCTGTTACGACGACCAGGCTTCCGACTCCATTCCCGCAGTGCCCGTGCCGACGTCGCTAGGGCCGGCGGCGTCGGCCAACCCCAGTGAGCTGCACGAAGACGAATGCTACGTCATGAAGCTGTACTGGAACGGTAGCTACGCCATCGTCACCCGCCTCGGCTGCGCCCGGATCGCCAGATGCCTCCTCTCTCCTGCGGCGGGGGCGACATGGCTGGCAGCGACAGCCGACAGGGACGCCCTTGGCACCACCACCGCAGCGCCGGCGACGACGGCTGCGCTCCAGGGGAGATTAACGTCACGACTCGCGGATTTGCAGCGGTGCAGCACGCAGGTCACTACGCCGTCTCTGCATGGCGCCGTCGTCCGGACTCGTGGCTAG